In Jaculus jaculus isolate mJacJac1 chromosome 11, mJacJac1.mat.Y.cur, whole genome shotgun sequence, the following proteins share a genomic window:
- the Mob1b gene encoding MOB kinase activator 1B, whose protein sequence is MSFLFGSRSSKTFKPKKNIPEGSHQYELLKHAEATLGSGNLRMAVMLPEGEDLNEWVAVNTVDFFNQINMLYGTITDFCTEDSCPVMSAGPKYEYHWADGTNIKKPIKCSAPKYIDYLMTWVQDQLDDETLFPSKIGVPFPKNFMSVAKTILKRLFRVYAHIYHQHFDPVIQLQEEAHLNTSFKHFIFFVQEFNLIDRRELAPLQELIEKLTSKDR, encoded by the exons TGGTAGTCGCTCTTCTAAAACTTTTAAACCAAAGAAGAACATCCCTGAGGGGTCACACCAGTATGAGCTCCTGAAACACGCGGAAGCCACACTTGGGAGTGGCAACCTGCGCATGGCTGTCATGCTTCCCGAGGGGGAAGACCTGAACGAGTGGGTGGCAGTTAACA CGGTGGATTTCTTCAATCAGATCAACATGCTGTATGGGACCATCACGGACTTCTGCACAGAGGACAGCTGTCCCGTGATGTCAGCTGGACCCAA ATATGAGTATCACTGGGCAGATGGAACAAACATTAAGAAACCCATCAAGTGCTCTGCGCCGAAGTATATTGATTACCTGATGACATGGGTTCAAGACCAGTTAGACGATGAGACACTGTTTCCATCAAAAATTG GTGTCCCATTTCCGAAGAATTTCATGTCAGTGGCAAAAACGATCCTCAAACGACTCTTCAGGGTTTACGCTCACATTTACCACCAGCACTTTGACCCTGTGATCCAGCTTCAGGAGGAGGCTCATCTCAATACATCTTtcaagcactttattttttttgtccag GAGTTCAACCTTATTGACAGACGAGAGCTGGCGCCCCTACAAGAACTGATTGAGAAACTCACGTCCAAGGACAGATAA